Sequence from the Salinicoccus sp. Bachu38 genome:
CAGATCCCGCATGTTGCGGGTATGGTTCTGCAGGTCCTTCGACTGTTTGGATTCTGCGAACATGATGCCGGCGAGGAAGGCCCCGAGCACTTCCGACAGGCCAAGCCATAGCGCAAGCCCTGCATAGAACAGGGCGAACCCGATGATGAAGAGGATGAAGAAGTCTTCATCGAGCAGCCGTCCGATGAACGGCCTGAGGCGGGTGAACACCACTCTGGCAAGGAAAATCGCCACGGCGATCAGCACTATGATCTTTACGAAGACGATGAACAGCTGCATTCCTGAAATGCCGCCACTAAGATACATGCTTGCGATGACTGCAACAAGTATGGGCGCCACCACATCCTCGAATATCAGGATGCCGAGCATGAAGTCCGACTCATCGTTGATGAGCCGGTTGCTCTTCTGCAGCATCTTTGCTGTGATCGACGAGCTGGTTGCATAAACGACCCCGCCGACAAGCAGGGCACTCGTGACGTCGAGGCCCATGAATACCGCGATGAAGAAAGTCACACCGAACGACAGCACCAGATCGATCAGACCCGGACGGTAGATGTCCCGGGCCATCCGGCCAAGCACCTTGATGGGAAACTCCATCCCTAGCATGAAGAACAGGAGGACGATCCCCACTTCGGCAGCATAGTGCATCAGTTCCGATTCTTCAATAAAAAGTCCAATCATGATACCGAGCAGAAGGAAGATGATGACATCCGGTATTTTCAGCCTGTATGCCAGCAGGCCTCCGACAAACAGTGCAAGGAGGAGAAGCCCACTGACGAACAGCGTCGGCGCTGTAAGGAATCCACTCATCCATGACCGCTCTTGCAGCGTTTTTCAAATTCGATGATTGCATCATATTCGCCGACGACCAGAAGTACATCACCTTCCATGATTTCAAACGATGCATCGGGCCTTGGCACGATATCCTCATCCCTGTTGACGCTCACAATGGATATTTCATCCATATCCCCATCTTCTGCCTCCTCGATGGTCATGCCTGAGATGGGTGCTCCTTTACGCACCTTGATCCAGTCCATTATCTTTTTCTCTCTGAAGATGTTGAACCGTTCGAACTCCTCTTCGTCGATGGTGTCGTGGTTGATGTCGATCAGCTTCAGGCCGACATCCTTCGCCTCATCGGAAGTGAGGGCAACATTATAGTCCACATCTTCATCCTCGTTGACGATGTACAGCTCTCGCTTGCCATTAGTATGGAGGACGATTACGATGTTCAGCCCATCCGTCGTCGTCAGGGAATATTTCGTACCGATTCCGGGCAATACCTGTTCTTTCATACACACCGCCCCTATCCCGCATAATATGGTATCCCGCCTTTTTCCACCTTCGTATCCCCAGCGGTCAGACGGGCCGTACGGTAATCTCGTTCACATTGACATGATCCGGCTGGGTGACGGCATACAGGACCGCTTCCGCAATATCATCCGGGTCGAGCTTCCTACGGCCGTCCTCGAAGGGGCTTTCCGCACTCAAGTCCGTCTCCACCATACCGGGGGAGACATTGGTGACGCGCACCCCGGACTGTTCGAGCTCCTTTTCCAGCCCGGTTGAAATGGCCCGTACAGCAAACTTCGTCGCGCTGTACACCGTAAGCCTCGGGATGACTTCGAACCCGACATCGGAAGCGATGTTGACGATATGTCCGTTTTGCCGTGCAATCATGTCGTCGAGCACGGAATGGATGCCGTAGAGTACGCTTTTGACATTGAGGTCGATCATTTGGCTCCAGTTTCCCACATCACCTTCCACCACTCTGCTCGACCCCATCATACCGGCGCTGTTGACATAGATGTCCACTGCACCGAATGCTTCCTTCGCACGTACCGCCAGTGCCGACACTTCCTCCTGCTTCGTCATATCGGTTTCGACACTTATCGCCCGCCCTTTACAGCCGATATCCGATATCACCTTTTCCAGCCTGTCCCCGTTCCTTGCCGCAAGGACAACATTCGCACCGGCATCCGCAAGACGCTTCGATATCGCGGCGCCAATCCCGCTGCTTGCTCCGGTGATGACCGCTGTTTTTCCTGCCAACTGCTCCGCCATTCCACATTCTCCTCATTTATATTTGTAGCTGGTCATGATGGTGGTCTTTATCAATACCCCCTGCCGGCGGCTATAGACCCTGCGTCTCCAATTTTTGCTTCAATCAGCAGACACCTGCAATCAGCATCCCCTTCTATCCACTCAAGCCATTCCAATAGGATGAGGATGACGCTATTTCAGCAGGAAACCCGCCTTCAACGCGTCTTCAGGGTCGACGATGAACTGATGGAAACCGGTAATGAAGGCACTGCCTTCAATTTTTGGGATGATTGCCGGATAGTTTTCGATTTCTGCCGTCTGCAGCATGTGCGCCAGGAACTTCCCGCCGGTGATCCCCTCATGGATGAAACTTTCCCCTTCATTCAGCATTCCAGAGTCATAGAGCGATGCTGCTCTTGCAGCGGTGCCCGAGCCACAGGGAGAGCGATCAATCTGTCTATCGCCGAATACTGCCACGTTCCGCGTGGGAGCATCCACACCTTCGAATGCGTCATAGAAAATGGTGCCATATATCCCTGAGATATCTTCATATGGATGTTTTACTTCCAATTGTGCTTCAACGGAACGCTTCACCTTTTCTCCCCATTCCTGCAGGGCTGGCAGACTATGAAGGTCCAATGCCATATCCAGTTCACGAATATCGACGAGCGCATAAAAAGCACCACCATAGGAGATGTCGGCTTCAAATCTGCACCCTTCCACCTCAAGGGGCAATGACTTTTTATACATGAAGGAAGGGACATTTTCAAATGACACCGACTCCACTTTCCGTCCCCTGATTTTCGCATGTGCCTTCACGGGACCGCAGGGACAGTCGATGATGAAGTCAGGTGTGTCATCATCAATGGCGATCATTCCGGTTTCAACCGCTGTTGTGACGACAGCGATGACGCCATGGCCACACATGGTGCTCCACCCTTCATTGTGCATGAATAATACGCCGAGGTCAGCGCCTTCTGTAACAGGCGGTGTAATGATGCAGCCATACATGCCTTCATGGCCCCTGGGTTCATGCATCAGCTCTCTCCTTATGTAGTCGAGATGCTCCATACAGTAGGCGCGCTTCTCAAGCTGTGTATTCCCTTTGATGTCAGGTACCCCTCCAGTGATGATCCTTAGGGGTTCTCCTGCAACATGGACGTCGATTGTGGTATATATCTTCTTGAATTCCATGGTGTTCCTCCTTTAGCCCTGTATCCTGCATCATCTATAGAAAATGGTACATCTCTCTTTTCCGGCTATCGAATATCGGCACTTCCTCCCGGATCCTTGCCACTTCATTCCCATCCAATCGACCGGTTACGACCCCGTCCCCATGGTCCGCCGTTTCATCGATGACTTTCCCAAAAGGATCGATGATCATGGAACGGCCGGCGAATTCCTGGCCGCCGATTTCCCCGATTTCCCCGTAAGTGTTCGACGCGATGAGATAGCACTGGTTCTCGATCGCCCGGGCTTTGATGAGCACCTCCCAATGGGCCTTGCGCGCCATCGGCCATTCGGCGACGACGAATATGGAAGTTGCGCCCTTCAGTGCAAGATCCCTGAAGAGTTCCGGGAAACGGAGGTCATAGCAGATGACGACCCCGCACGTATTGCCATCCAGCGTGAACGTTTCGACCTTGTCCTGTCCGCCTGCCAGATATTCCGGTTCATTCAGCATCGGAACGAGATGCATCTTGGAATATTCATACACGAGCGTGCCCTTCCGATCGACGACGAACGCAGTGTTATATACCTCATCCGGGTCTTCCTTGACGTTGGCGACGGAGCCGGCGACGATGTTCACATCATATTCTTGTGCGAGTTCCGAAATCATGGACTTTGCCGGCTCGAGATCCTGGCAGGCATGTATCCTGATGTTTTCAAGATCATATCCCGATGTCCACATCTCCGGCAGCACGACGACATCGGTCTCTTTGAGCTCTGCCCTTTCGAACTGCTTTCTGACCTTTGTGAGATTTTCTTTGACATCCCCGAATGCCACCTGATACTGCAATGCTTTTATATTCATCAACAACACCTCTATATTCATGTTTGTCTGGAGGCAACCTCCTCCAATTTCTTCATCCGATTATCCAATACCCGTCTGATTACGGGTTTTACACTTTTCAGCATCATTCACCACCTTGAAGATGATTTCAGGCGTCGATTCGATTGTCCTATCATAGTAGTAGCGCTGCATAGACGCATCCGTTTGGCAGCTATAGAATTTTAAATATTCTGTATAAAGTATACTTTCCAGCCATTTTACTTTCAATTATTATTGCTTTAACCGGCAGGAAAGGGCTATTATTAAATGAAAAAGGGGTAAAGCCATGATTGAACTATCTACAGGCAGGGACGTCGGCTACGATGACATTGAACAGCTCTATATGAGCAAGGGGCATACGTCCTATGACAAGCGGATGGATGCACTGTTTGAGGCTGTTATGGCTTCCGACTACATTGTCACGGCATGGGACGACGGTCAGCTCATCGGTCTGATCCGGTCCTCCGGGGACTTGATGTTCACCCAGTATGTCGCGGATTTCGTCATCCACCCGGATCACCAGTCCAAGGGTGTCGCCTCGAAGCTGATGGATGCCTATCTGGAGGCTACTGAGGATGTGGAGAAGATCTACCTGCTGATGCAGGGGCCCACCAGTGCCTTCACCAGGAACTGGCTGATACATAAGGGATTCGAAACAAGAAGCGGCGATCCTTCCGCCATCTACCTGAAGTCGAAAAGAAAATGAAAAGACCCCGCCAAAGCGGGGTCTTCGTCTATATGAAATAGTTGCCGAGCACACTGTTCACATCGTGCACCACGACGAATGCTTCCTCATCATACCGCTTGATCAGACGCTTGAGCCTTGTCAGCTGGTTCTTGTTGATGACGACATACAGGATGTCCTTGTCCTCCTGTGTATAGAAGCCACGGCCGTTCATGATGGTGACACCGCGTCTGATTTCGCTGTTGATCATCTTGCCGAGCCGCTCCGGGTGGTCGGAAATGATCGTGATCGCCTTCTTCGGGTTCATGCCTTCGATGATGAAGTCCATGACTTTTGTTGCGATGTAGAGCGCAATCACTGTAAGCAGCACCTGCTCGAGTGTCATGACGGTCAGACCGATGGTGATGACGACCATGTCGAAGAACAGCAGTGCATAGGAGACGTTGATGTCCATATATTTATTGACCAGGCGCGCAAGGATCGTCGTGCCTGCCGTCGTTGCGCCGATCCGTATAATCAGACCGATGCCGAGACCGACGAATATCCCGCCGAATACGGTATTGACCAGTATTTCGTCCGACTGTACGTGCCAGGATTCCGTCAGCCAGAGGAAGAATGATGTAAGGAATACGACGACGATCGTATAGTACATCGAACGCTTGCTCAAATATTTGAAGCCGACGGCGAGCAGGACGGAGTTCAGCACCAGGTTCGACAGGGCGGGAGAAATATCGAATGCGTAGTAGAGGATGATTGCGAGCCCCGTGACGCCGCCCTCTCCCAGATTGCCGGCAATCATGAACGAATTGACACCAATGGCAAAAATAAAAGACCCGATGATTACCGTAGCAATGTTGATCAGGGTCTGTTGCGTGATCCTGGGATCGAATGAAATTCTTCTTTTTTCAAAATTGATGTTCCTGAGTCTTTCTCTAATCTTCACAATCATCCTCCTCCTCAATGTTTTTTATTCCACCGATACATGATATACGATAGAGGGAAATATTTCAACATCCCTGGGAGAGATTATGTCACTACGCATAACTCTCAGGCACATTGATGCGGACGCAGGCAGGGACCACCTCGATCTCCATGGCATTGAAAGACTCGGCATCACCGTCGACATCCATCACTTCAAGCCGGTCCGTGTCGAGCATGAGCTTCCGTGTGCGCATGTAATGGACATTCCCGTGTTCGACGATCCTGCCGCGGAATGCCGCAATGATGATTTCAATGATCTCCTTCGCCGTGGAGGGCTGGATATTGATGATATGCAGCTGGTGGTCATCCACCCTCGCCTGTGGCAGCAGCCGGTCGAAGCTGCCGACAGAAGATGTATTCGCAACAATTGTCAGTATCGAATCGCTCATCACCTTCTCTTCCGCCGTATCGATGGTCACACGGTAGTTCTTCATGGTGAACAGGGCGCGCAGGCCGGCGTAGAGATAGGCGAAGAGGCCGAACCTGTTTTTGACTTTCGAGCTGACACCCGTAAACGACTCCATGAAATCACCCAGTGCAATCAGGTAGGCCGCATGCCGA
This genomic interval carries:
- a CDS encoding cation:proton antiporter — protein: MSGFLTAPTLFVSGLLLLALFVGGLLAYRLKIPDVIIFLLLGIMIGLFIEESELMHYAAEVGIVLLFFMLGMEFPIKVLGRMARDIYRPGLIDLVLSFGVTFFIAVFMGLDVTSALLVGGVVYATSSSITAKMLQKSNRLINDESDFMLGILIFEDVVAPILVAVIASMYLSGGISGMQLFIVFVKIIVLIAVAIFLARVVFTRLRPFIGRLLDEDFFILFIIGFALFYAGLALWLGLSEVLGAFLAGIMFAESKQSKDLQNHTRNMRDLLIPIFFIYFGTTIDVTEGVPMIPLLSILLVWSIVAKIAVGYFGGQIYGLGIKQSWTAGFSLTPRGEFSIIIAALAATELKTFSGMFIFFSAVAGILLFEMAPQIATRLAGMRKT
- a CDS encoding cation:proton antiporter regulatory subunit, producing the protein MKEQVLPGIGTKYSLTTTDGLNIVIVLHTNGKRELYIVNEDEDVDYNVALTSDEAKDVGLKLIDINHDTIDEEEFERFNIFREKKIMDWIKVRKGAPISGMTIEEAEDGDMDEISIVSVNRDEDIVPRPDASFEIMEGDVLLVVGEYDAIIEFEKRCKSGHG
- a CDS encoding SDR family oxidoreductase, whose translation is MAEQLAGKTAVITGASSGIGAAISKRLADAGANVVLAARNGDRLEKVISDIGCKGRAISVETDMTKQEEVSALAVRAKEAFGAVDIYVNSAGMMGSSRVVEGDVGNWSQMIDLNVKSVLYGIHSVLDDMIARQNGHIVNIASDVGFEVIPRLTVYSATKFAVRAISTGLEKELEQSGVRVTNVSPGMVETDLSAESPFEDGRRKLDPDDIAEAVLYAVTQPDHVNVNEITVRPV
- a CDS encoding proline racemase family protein, with amino-acid sequence MEFKKIYTTIDVHVAGEPLRIITGGVPDIKGNTQLEKRAYCMEHLDYIRRELMHEPRGHEGMYGCIITPPVTEGADLGVLFMHNEGWSTMCGHGVIAVVTTAVETGMIAIDDDTPDFIIDCPCGPVKAHAKIRGRKVESVSFENVPSFMYKKSLPLEVEGCRFEADISYGGAFYALVDIRELDMALDLHSLPALQEWGEKVKRSVEAQLEVKHPYEDISGIYGTIFYDAFEGVDAPTRNVAVFGDRQIDRSPCGSGTAARAASLYDSGMLNEGESFIHEGITGGKFLAHMLQTAEIENYPAIIPKIEGSAFITGFHQFIVDPEDALKAGFLLK
- a CDS encoding carbon-nitrogen family hydrolase, whose product is MNIKALQYQVAFGDVKENLTKVRKQFERAELKETDVVVLPEMWTSGYDLENIRIHACQDLEPAKSMISELAQEYDVNIVAGSVANVKEDPDEVYNTAFVVDRKGTLVYEYSKMHLVPMLNEPEYLAGGQDKVETFTLDGNTCGVVICYDLRFPELFRDLALKGATSIFVVAEWPMARKAHWEVLIKARAIENQCYLIASNTYGEIGEIGGQEFAGRSMIIDPFGKVIDETADHGDGVVTGRLDGNEVARIREEVPIFDSRKREMYHFL
- a CDS encoding GNAT family N-acetyltransferase; amino-acid sequence: MIELSTGRDVGYDDIEQLYMSKGHTSYDKRMDALFEAVMASDYIVTAWDDGQLIGLIRSSGDLMFTQYVADFVIHPDHQSKGVASKLMDAYLEATEDVEKIYLLMQGPTSAFTRNWLIHKGFETRSGDPSAIYLKSKRK
- a CDS encoding YitT family protein; this translates as MKIRERLRNINFEKRRISFDPRITQQTLINIATVIIGSFIFAIGVNSFMIAGNLGEGGVTGLAIILYYAFDISPALSNLVLNSVLLAVGFKYLSKRSMYYTIVVVFLTSFFLWLTESWHVQSDEILVNTVFGGIFVGLGIGLIIRIGATTAGTTILARLVNKYMDINVSYALLFFDMVVITIGLTVMTLEQVLLTVIALYIATKVMDFIIEGMNPKKAITIISDHPERLGKMINSEIRRGVTIMNGRGFYTQEDKDILYVVINKNQLTRLKRLIKRYDEEAFVVVHDVNSVLGNYFI
- a CDS encoding diacylglycerol/lipid kinase family protein; translated protein: MKKAAVIINRKSGKKKKPPVEYGVLRALQGQGYDVEILYTDGSDAKALAMEASEYADLIVSSGGDGTIGEIIDGMVECASDASLSILPAGTVNDYTRALGLPLDMNEAIRNLSKPQETIEVDVIRFNGRHAAYLIALGDFMESFTGVSSKVKNRFGLFAYLYAGLRALFTMKNYRVTIDTAEEKVMSDSILTIVANTSSVGSFDRLLPQARVDDHQLHIINIQPSTAKEIIEIIIAAFRGRIVEHGNVHYMRTRKLMLDTDRLEVMDVDGDAESFNAMEIEVVPACVRINVPESYA